The following are from one region of the Nitrospirota bacterium genome:
- a CDS encoding type II toxin-antitoxin system HicB family antitoxin, translated as MIPIEFGIIVFKEDKTYVAYCPELDISSCGENVEHAKEMLKTAVKLFLEEAEKMGTLEDILAESRYIKDENGKWLPPKMVATELVSIS; from the coding sequence GTGATACCAATTGAATTTGGCATAATTGTTTTTAAAGAGGATAAAACCTATGTGGCATATTGTCCTGAGCTTGACATATCAAGCTGTGGTGAGAATGTGGAGCATGCAAAAGAGATGCTCAAGACTGCTGTAAAATTATTTCTTGAAGAGGCTGAAAAAATGGGCACCCTTGAAGATATTCTGGCAGAGTCCCGCTACATAAAGGATGAAAACGGCAAATGGCTTCCGCCTAAGATGGTTGCAACCGAGCTGGTAAGCATTTCTTAA
- a CDS encoding type II toxin-antitoxin system HicA family toxin codes for MPRIIPISSSKLRKVFEKAGFKCVRVEGDHFVYTKPMVSRPVVIPDWPEVPVFIIKNNLRTAGISREEYFSLLEEV; via the coding sequence ATGCCCCGAATAATCCCTATCTCTTCAAGCAAACTAAGGAAGGTCTTTGAAAAAGCAGGTTTTAAGTGTGTGCGTGTAGAAGGGGACCATTTTGTTTATACGAAACCCATGGTGTCAAGACCAGTTGTCATACCTGATTGGCCAGAGGTGCCTGTCTTTATTATCAAGAACAACCTTAGAACCGCTGGTATTAGCAGGGAGGAGTATTTTTCTTTACTTGAGGAGGTTTAA